Within Sphingobium sp. KCTC 72723, the genomic segment ACAATGCCATAGCCCGAACCACTCCGGCGCTGCTGGGACTCTACAGCCTCATATCGCTTTGGGCCTGCGATCTGCTTACCACTACCAGCATCCCCTACGCCGCCGCCTGGTATCGAAAAACCAATCTGACGTTCAGTGACGCTATCGCTGCCGTCCGGCTTCAACTCTGGGTCGGCGACATTAATTCACGCTCCCCGCCCCACCCAGAACCGCAATATATTCCGACAACCCGCCTCGTACGTATGGCTCAAGCGCTATGCTTCGCTACCTAATCGTACAAAGTCCAGCTAAGGTAGCCAATACGCCTATGAGGGATGCGTCAAATGGATAAGAGGAAGGGAACTCCGACGGAACAGGCCGCGGCTGAATTGCGGGTAGACTCCTTCCGTAAAGCGCTCGGCCCGTTTGTTGTTGCGGCTGAAACAACCCGGATGGCAATGATCTTTACAGATGCGCTAATCGAAGGGCATCCGATTGTATTTGCCAATGACAGCTTTCTTGCGCTTTCTGGATTTTATCGGACCACGCTTTTAGGAAAAGGCGTTGGATATATTCTGCAGCAGCTAGCTGATTATAATGCGCTTTCGTCGATCGAGCACGCGCTTAATTCTGGCACGGACGGAACCTGGGAAGCGAAGTGCCGCTGCGCAGATGGAAGCGAATATCTCGCGACTGTCTTCCTCAGTCCGGTTCGAGGTAACCATGGCGTTGTTCTTCAGCACGTTTGGTTTTTTGTGGAGGTAAGCCGACGCATTGATCGACTTCTTCGGCAGCGTGCTCAGTTCGACAAACTCTATGAGCAAGCGCCTGGGTTCATCGCGACGTCGGAAGGCAACGATCACCGGTTCACCTTTGCCAATGAATCATACAGACGTCTGGTCGGGCGCGATGACCTGGTCGGATGTACCGTCGCCGAGGCACTGCCTGAGGTTGCGGAACAGGGGCTAGTCAAGCTGTTGGACGAGGTGCTCGCGACAGGAGAGCCATTCATCGCCCGCAACAGGCCTATGCGCTTGGGGCGCAATAACATCGCGAAGGTTCATTACCTTAACTTCGTATATCAGCCGATACGCGACGAGGGCGGCGCGATTACCGGGGTATTTTGCGCAGGATATGACGTTACGGC encodes:
- a CDS encoding ATP-binding protein; this encodes MDKRKGTPTEQAAAELRVDSFRKALGPFVVAAETTRMAMIFTDALIEGHPIVFANDSFLALSGFYRTTLLGKGVGYILQQLADYNALSSIEHALNSGTDGTWEAKCRCADGSEYLATVFLSPVRGNHGVVLQHVWFFVEVSRRIDRLLRQRAQFDKLYEQAPGFIATSEGNDHRFTFANESYRRLVGRDDLVGCTVAEALPEVAEQGLVKLLDEVLATGEPFIARNRPMRLGRNNIAKVHYLNFVYQPIRDEGGAITGVFCAGYDVTAEREAAEKLSLLQDEVAHLSRINAMGMMAATLAHELNQPLTAISSYAAGGVRLVNPASRNSEALIGALEATQEAAQRAAEIIRNVRELTRRGETTKMSFDLGAAIAECVRLVGAGGCPDVPIDDQTAAGLSLFGDRIQIQQVIINLLRNGCEAAGASIKPCVVISASSKDDLVVVSVTDTGEGLSLEAAQNIFTWTDSSKGSGMGLGLSISRTIVEAHSGRIWLEKSGASGTQFCFSIPNGVSHG